The following nucleotide sequence is from Acidovorax radicis.
TTCGTTGGGGTTATTGAACTTGAAGCCCTCGTTCAGGCCTTCACGCACAAAATCCAACTCGGTACCATCGATGTATGCAAGGCTCTTGGGGTCAATCAGCACCTTGACTCCGTGGTTTTCAAACACGATGTCTTCGGGTTCACTGTCATCGACATATTCGAGCTTGTAGGCAAGCCCCGAACAGCCGGTGGTTTTCACACCCAGACGCACACCCAGCCCTTTCCCACGGCGGGAAAGGTAGCGGTTCACGTGCCGGGCGGCGGCTTCTGTCAGCGTAATGGCCATATCAGTCACTCCGTCGCTCGCCCACCCGCTCAGGCAGCGGTTGCGGC
It contains:
- the iscA gene encoding iron-sulfur cluster assembly protein IscA: MAITLTEAAARHVNRYLSRRGKGLGVRLGVKTTGCSGLAYKLEYVDDSEPEDIVFENHGVKVLIDPKSLAYIDGTELDFVREGLNEGFKFNNPNERDRCGCGESFRV